The sequence ACGATTTTGGCACTTGATCCTGCAAGCATCATCTTGCCAGGCCACACCAGCAAACCGGTTGCTTTTGATGGTGCGCCAATTATGGCGAGTTTAGCTGAGGTGCAGGCGGCAACACCTCGTTTAGCGCAAACTAAAGCTGAATTTGTGGCGGGATTAACCGCTGTGCGCCCAGCAACGCCGCCGAATCATCAAACGATTGTCCAGTTGAATCAGGCTGGAGCCGCGCTACCCGACGATCTCATAACCCTCGAAGCTGGAGCCAACCGCTGTGCTATCGCCTAAAACCCATCCTGCGATCAACCAAACTGGCCTACGCGCCAATCTTGGTCAATTTAGCCTGCTGATGCTGATCAATGCCATGGTCGGCGGCATGATTGGCCTAGAACGCACGATCTTGCCAATTCTTGGCAGCCAAACCTTTGGCCTGAACAGCACCACCACTGTGTTGAGTTTTATCATCAGTTTTGGCTTGGTCAAAGCCTTGATGAACTTGATCGCTGGGGTTTTGGCTGATCGCTATGGGCGCAAACGAATTTTGGTGTTGGGTTGGCTGGTGGGATTGCCAGTGCCATGGATGTTGATTTATGCCCCAAGTTGGGGCTGGATCGTTGCCGCCAATGTGTTGCTTGGCATCAACCAAGGCTTAGCTTGGTCAATGGCAGTCGTGATGAAAATTGATTTGGTAGGGCCACAACAACGCGGGTTTGCGGTTGGCCTCAACGAATTTACTGGTTATATGGCGGTTGCCATCACCGCTTGGCTAACTGGCTATTTGGCTAGCAGCTATGGCGTGCGGCCTGTGCCCTTTTATCTTGGCATCGGCTATGCCATCATAGGCCTTGGGTTATCGATTGGCTTGGTGCGCGAAACCCATGGCTTGGTGCAGCAAGCCACCAGCACGAGCAGCAATTTCTGGCAGCTGGTGCAGCAAACATCATGGGGCAATCGCAGCTTATTTGGAGCCAGTCAGGCAGGCTTGATCAACAATCTTAACGATGGCATGGCTTGGGGCATTTTGCCGCTGTTTTTCGCCAGCTATGGGCTTGATCTGCCAGCGATTGGCTTGCTCAAATTTATCTATCCAGCGGTTTGGAGCGTTGGCCAACTGATTACGGGGCCGCTCTCCGACAAACTTGGGCGCAAAGCGCTGATTGTGCAGGGAATGTTGCTGCAAGCCGCTGCGTTGGGCTTGATTGTCAACACCACTAGTTTTGGTTGGTGGTTGCTGAGCAGCATTGGTTTGGGCCTTGGCACGGCCATGGTCTACCCAACATTAATCGCCGTGGTCAGCGATAATGCGACCCCAGCCAGTCGTGCCAGAGTTTTGGGCATCTATCGCTTTTGGCGCGATCTTGGTTATGCGATCGGGGCATTATTGGCAGGAATTATCGCCGATTGGCTGGGCATGGCTTGGGCAATTGGCTTGGTCGCAGGCTTGACCGCAATTTCCAGCTTGTTGGCGCATTCGAATCTCAACAAAGCGTAAAAAGCGCTGCTCGATGATCAATCAAGCAGCGCTGCCAGCATCATTTCGCGTCGTCGATTGCACTTTGCAAAGCAGCTTGGCTGAGTGAGCTAACTTCTTTGCCATTGACGAAGAAGCTAGGCGTTCCCCGTACATTCAGCGCTTGGGCATCGGCATTATCGCGCTCGATCTTTTGCATAATCTTGGGGTCGCTCAAATCTTTGGCAAACTGATCGCCATCTAGGCCCAATTCTTGGGCATATTGCAACATCAAGGCAGTTTGAGGAGTTTGTTTTTCGCCCCATTCACTTTGTTTATTGAACAGCAGCTCTTGCATTTCCCAATATTTGCCTTGGTTGCCAGCAGCTTCGGTTGCCGCAATCGCCAAGACCGAGTTGTTATGCAAGGGGAAATAGCGCACGACTAAGCGCACATTATCGCCGTTTTGAGCTAGCACATCCTTGACAATCGGGAAGAAGGCGCGACACGACTCACATTCAGGATCAAGAAACTCAACGATCGTGACTGGCGCATCGGTTTTGCCCAAAACTGGACTATCAGGGTAGATCAAGCGCGAAACATCGACGGTTTGGGCTGGTTCGGCTCCAGCTTTGGTCAACATCACCACCGCCACAATCAACAAAATTGGCACACTCAACCAAAGCAACATCTTAACTTCACGCGGCAAGCCACCTTGAGGTTTGCGGGTGCGGGCTTGGCGTTTTTTGGTAGCAACAGATTTATTCATGATCAAGCTCCTTAGCAGGTTTAGCAAATAACAACGCAATGGTGATGACGCTGAAGGCGACCCAAGCCAGCAATGGAATCGTAATAAAGCCATACCAGTTGATCCAACGGGCAAGACACGAAACCCCCGCGCTGCACGGCGCAAGTTCAGCCGAAATTACGCCATAGGTCAGCAAACAGTGATAGCTAGCGACCAGCCAGCCACCAATACTCAACGGCAAGCCATACCAACGCATGGCCGGATCGCGGCGAATAATCCCCACCGTCAGAATCAGCACCAGTGGATACATCAAAATCCGTTGATACCAACACAAGTTACACGGCGGAAAGCCCTTAATCTCGCTAAAATAGAGGCTGCCAAGCGTTGCAACAACCGCCTGAAGCCAAGCCAAATAGCCTAAGTTTTCGCGGACACGCTGTCCAAATGAAATAGGTATGTGCTCATCAGGCTCGCTGAGCGCCGATGATTCGATTGCAGAGGGCTGCATAAGATCCTTCTTTATTTGATGATGTGAATACCAGATCACGACCAAATCAGCCTTGATCATCAACCATGATCAGGCAAATTGGGCAAGAAACTTAATGAAGGATTAAATGTTTTTAGGTGGGGGGACGAGGAGGGCTAAACTGGGCGAGCGATAATTCAGCGGATCAGGCATCCAATGCAGCTGATCGGCCACCAGAATTAATTCGAATTGCGCAGAAATTGACAGAAATGGAGCGGCATGGCTAACACAGGCATCACTTGGCGACTCAGCCGGGGTTGAAATTGGCTGTTCGGCATGATGCTCATCGTTAAAACCTTGGTCTACTTGAGCCGCACATGGATAATGATAACTGATCAAAATCCGTGGTTGGCATGGCGCAAGCACCAACGGAATCAGCAGCAACACAATTGTGCTGAGCCACGTCATAGTGCGTAAAATGTGGAATTCATGCGCCATACAAATAACCTAACGTCCTTTTCGTTAACTACACTATACCAAAATCAGCGCAAAAGGCCAAATTTGGCGTTTTGCAATCGGTTTGCTATAGTACAGGTTGTGGTTAAAGAGGCAGAACACGCATGGCATACGACCAATCATTTTTAGGCTATTGTTGGCTAAGCAGCCTGATTGTGCTGATTTTGCTACCAATCGGCCAAGCCAACTACCATCAGCACCCGCTTGGCTGGTGGTTTTACCCATGCATGCCACACATTAACGATCTACCTCAAGCAGAATCCGAAGCGCCGCTTTCACTGCCGTTTAACCCAATTGCCGAGCATGGGCATGGCCAACTAAGCTGGCTCGTGCCAAATCTCTTGCTCGATTTAAGCCCACTCAAGCAACGTTGGCGTTATTGGGAAACCCCGGTTTTGAATTATGCCATGTGGTTTCACCCGCGCTACGTGCCACCCCCAAAAACAGTTTAACCCATTCACACGTCGAATATTTGGCCCAATGCCCACTGCTGTGGGATATTTATTTTGAGGTTTTGCCATATGCTACGTTATACCCAGTTAATTCTGTTAAGTTTGATTTTCGTCAGTTTGCTTGGCTGTAGCCGCACGCCCAGCGATGATCCACGTTTGAACATCAGCCTTGAACAAACCCCGAGCACGATGGCGGTGCAAACGATTGTGTTGAGCATCAGCGATGGCGCAACGCCCTTGGAAAACGCCAAAGTACAAATCGAGGCCACCATGACTCACGCTGGCATGCCCTCGCAAATTGTGCCGATGGAGCCGCTTGGCGCTGGTAAATATCAGGCAAACATTGATTTTTCGATGCTCGGCGAATGGGTTTTGATCGTCAACGTCACTGAATCCAACGGTGCTGTTATGCAACGAACGCTGCCGGCCTTCAATATTCAATAAAGGGAGTTGAACAATGCAACAGCTTCCAGCGATTGATTTACTGAAATTGCCAGGCTTGCGCTGGCTGGGGCGTTGGCGCTATGCCCGTTTTGCGCTGCAAATGCCGTTATTTGCCATAGCCATGTTGATGGTTTGGGATGGCATGACTGGCGCTCAGTTGGCTCCCAAAAATAGTGCCACAGTGCTGGTGTGGGTGCATTATCGCGGCTTTTTGATGTTGGCCTTGTTGGTGGTTGGCAACTTATTTTGTATGGCCTGCCCATTTATGTTGCCACGCAATTTGGCGCGACGCTGGCTCAAACCACGCTTCAAATGGCCAAGCTGGCTGCGCAACAAATGGCTAACGACTGGTTTATTGGTCGCATTTTTCTTTATCTACGAGCGCTTTGATTTGTGGGCCTCGCCGTGGTGGACGGCTTGGCTGATTGTGGCTTATTTTGTGGCGGCCCTGCTGATCGATAGCAGTTTTCAGGGTGCGCCATTTTGTAAATATGTCTGTCCGCTGGGCCAATTTAATATGTTGAGTTCAACCCTCTCGCCAATCGAGGTGGCGGTGCGCCAGCCCCAACGCTGCCAAACCTGCCAAACCAAAGATTGCATTGTGGGGCGTGATGATCAGCCAGGTTGTGAATTATGGCTGTTTCAACCCAAAAAGGTCGGCAATCTCGATTGTACGATGTGTTTGGATTGTATTCATGCTTGCCCTCACGATAATATTGGCTTGCTAGCTCGTGTGCCAGGCCAAGAGCTAATCAGCCTAGAACCACGCTCAGGCATTGGCAAAATCGAACAACGCAGCGATTTTAGCTTGCTCATGTTGGTCTTTACGTGGGGGGCATTGCTCAACGCCTTCGGCATGATCAGCCCAGTCTATAGCTTTTACAATTGGCTCACCAGCCAGTTTGCCATCAGTAGCGAAACATTCTTGCTAAGTGTGGTGTTTATCTTGGCCTTAGTGATTGAGCCAGTCGTTTTGTTAGGCGGAGCAGCATGGCTCTTTCGACGCATTAGCGGCCATAGCGAACGCTTGATTGCGATCATCAATCGCTTTATGAAGGGCTTTTTGCCGATTGGCATTGCCATGTGGACAGCTCACTATGCCTTTCACTTTATCATCGGCTTTTGGACGATTCTGCCAGTCTTGCGCTCGTTACTGGCCGAAGCGGGGATTAATTTTAGCTGGATGCCGGTAACGGGATTAAGCCCACTGGTGCCACAAGTGATGATCTACCCATTTCAAATCGGCATGATTCTGCTGGGCAGCGTGCTTTCAGCGGTGATTACATGGCAAACGACAACCAGCATCACCAAACAACGACAGCGCTGGGCTTGGCTGCCGTGGGCGCTGGTCATCGTAGCGATGGCTGGCAGCGCGATGTGGCTGCTGAGCCAACCAATGGATATGCGTGGGATTCTAGAAGGATAATTGTATGCAAACATTGCAACGCTGGATCATTCTTTTTCGTGGAATGTTTATCGCCAGCTTGATTCTCGTGAGCCTTGTGCCATTGCAACCAGCAGCGGCACATTTTGGCGAACCCTACACCGTGTTGTATGATCAAAAAATCGGTGAGTTTACGCTCTCGATGAAGGCCGACCCCGATGTGGGCACTGGCACGTTTTATAGCGATATTGAGCTACCAGCCAGCATGAACGATGGTGAAGTAACGATCGCGATTCAAGCCGTGGCCGATGCCAACAGCACAGGGCCAAGCAGTTCGAGCGCCAGTGGTCAAAGCGCCAGCCACAAAGCCAGTATCGAACAAACCATCGAATTTGATCAAGAGGGCTATTGGACGCTTGATGTAACCGTGACTGCGGGCGATAGCACTGGTCAGCATCAATTTAAAGTGCTGGTCACCCCGCCATTTCCACCATGGATCACCACGCTGATTTGTTTAGCACCATTTTTGGTAGTTGCGGCAATTTGGACGCTGACGATGCGGCGCAATGCCCTGCTCAAACAACAACAATCCGAGAGCGAAGCACCGAGAAGCTAGGAGCCAAGGTTCAGGGCAGAAACCAGCAGGGAGTATGGCTATTGGCTGAAGGCTTTTGGCTAGCAGCGGAACATTTTGTGAGCTTACAATGACTCACATAGCCTATAGCCCAAAGCCTTTAGTCTCATTTTGTGCCCTTCGTGGTCTCGGCATTGCTACTGCTCATTTTCAAGGTTGTTGAGTAAATGCTTGCACCGCGTAATAAATGGCTTTGGGTGTGCCATCGGGCGCTACAAAGGTGTAGTTATCGGCATAGGTGTAGGTAAGATTGGGCAATGAAAATTGCCAAAAGCCTACAGTGCGCATCCATGGCCAATGTTGCTCAGCCCAAGCATAGGCTGCAAGCGTATTTTGCACACGGATTGGCGGTGGCACGGCGTTTGGCCAACGGGCGTGATCGTTCCAGCCGCCCTCGGTGATATAAAACGGTACATCATAACCCGCTGCTAGCACCAACTCATAAATCAACTCAGTCCGCCGAAAGTTAGTAATTGTGGGATCTGGCGCTTGTTCGGCAGGGTTGATCGAGCCATAGGCATGCACCGAAACTGCATCAAAGCGCGGTTTTTCAGCCAAACACAATTTAAGAAAAGTCAAATCATTGACGCTCAGCGTTTGGGGATCGATCAGGCCAGTTGGGCCACCTGGCGCAAGCCCAGCCAAGGTAATTTGGGCTTCGGGAGCAACTGCTTTGACTCGCGGATAGACGACTTTCAACAAATTTGCATAGGCTACCGGATCAGGCGCACGATCGCCCCATTCAAAGCGTAGATTTGGCTCATTCCAAATTTGCAACACCTGCACGCCCTGCGGCACATAGCGTTGAGCAAACGCCGCCACAAAATCAGCATAAGCCGCATAGTGATCAGGGTCGAGATAGCGATCGCTGGTGTTGGCAGGACGTGCCCAAGCTGGCACAAAATCCAAGCGTGCGATCACGGTCAGGCCTTGGCGTTGGGCATGGGCAATCAGCATATCGCTGCCCGTCCACTCGTAGCTATTGGCTGAACGTGGCTGAATCACGGCCCACGGAAACAAATCGATAATCGTGGTTGCGCCCATTTCGCGTACCTGCTGCAAGGTTCGGCGAATCGTGGGTTCATCCAAGCCCATCAAGCGGGTATGAACGCCAACGATTGGGTGCTGGGTTCGCACACTAGCAGCGGCAGGCAAATTAAAGGCTGGTGGCACACGCTGGCGATACAATTGCAGCAGTGCTACACCGCAAATTA comes from Chloroflexota bacterium and encodes:
- a CDS encoding MFS transporter yields the protein MLSPKTHPAINQTGLRANLGQFSLLMLINAMVGGMIGLERTILPILGSQTFGLNSTTTVLSFIISFGLVKALMNLIAGVLADRYGRKRILVLGWLVGLPVPWMLIYAPSWGWIVAANVLLGINQGLAWSMAVVMKIDLVGPQQRGFAVGLNEFTGYMAVAITAWLTGYLASSYGVRPVPFYLGIGYAIIGLGLSIGLVRETHGLVQQATSTSSNFWQLVQQTSWGNRSLFGASQAGLINNLNDGMAWGILPLFFASYGLDLPAIGLLKFIYPAVWSVGQLITGPLSDKLGRKALIVQGMLLQAAALGLIVNTTSFGWWLLSSIGLGLGTAMVYPTLIAVVSDNATPASRARVLGIYRFWRDLGYAIGALLAGIIADWLGMAWAIGLVAGLTAISSLLAHSNLNKA
- a CDS encoding DsbA family protein, coding for MNKSVATKKRQARTRKPQGGLPREVKMLLWLSVPILLIVAVVMLTKAGAEPAQTVDVSRLIYPDSPVLGKTDAPVTIVEFLDPECESCRAFFPIVKDVLAQNGDNVRLVVRYFPLHNNSVLAIAATEAAGNQGKYWEMQELLFNKQSEWGEKQTPQTALMLQYAQELGLDGDQFAKDLSDPKIMQKIERDNADAQALNVRGTPSFFVNGKEVSSLSQAALQSAIDDAK
- a CDS encoding disulfide bond formation protein B — translated: MQPSAIESSALSEPDEHIPISFGQRVRENLGYLAWLQAVVATLGSLYFSEIKGFPPCNLCWYQRILMYPLVLILTVGIIRRDPAMRWYGLPLSIGGWLVASYHCLLTYGVISAELAPCSAGVSCLARWINWYGFITIPLLAWVAFSVITIALLFAKPAKELDHE
- a CDS encoding FixH family protein; the encoded protein is MLRYTQLILLSLIFVSLLGCSRTPSDDPRLNISLEQTPSTMAVQTIVLSISDGATPLENAKVQIEATMTHAGMPSQIVPMEPLGAGKYQANIDFSMLGEWVLIVNVTESNGAVMQRTLPAFNIQ
- a CDS encoding FesM — translated: MQQLPAIDLLKLPGLRWLGRWRYARFALQMPLFAIAMLMVWDGMTGAQLAPKNSATVLVWVHYRGFLMLALLVVGNLFCMACPFMLPRNLARRWLKPRFKWPSWLRNKWLTTGLLVAFFFIYERFDLWASPWWTAWLIVAYFVAALLIDSSFQGAPFCKYVCPLGQFNMLSSTLSPIEVAVRQPQRCQTCQTKDCIVGRDDQPGCELWLFQPKKVGNLDCTMCLDCIHACPHDNIGLLARVPGQELISLEPRSGIGKIEQRSDFSLLMLVFTWGALLNAFGMISPVYSFYNWLTSQFAISSETFLLSVVFILALVIEPVVLLGGAAWLFRRISGHSERLIAIINRFMKGFLPIGIAMWTAHYAFHFIIGFWTILPVLRSLLAEAGINFSWMPVTGLSPLVPQVMIYPFQIGMILLGSVLSAVITWQTTTSITKQRQRWAWLPWALVIVAMAGSAMWLLSQPMDMRGILEG